A DNA window from Dehalococcoidia bacterium contains the following coding sequences:
- a CDS encoding hemolysin family protein encodes MDAGLGLIALILAVLAFAVVNSVEIAVVAVNRLRVRHLAETGSLRAKALLDLHEHQERFFAAIVFLQNVFSYGAALAGALVANDSFGALGGLAAFIVVPYVITQFGELTPKVLAAEAPEGFALAIALPASALTRVLGPIVWALGIIPRLLSRWVFGVRLGAGPSVTEAELRMLIGIGAETGSVEEAEAELLDRVFHFGDRRVHEVMVPRTEVVWLEADATVADFYRVFAQSPHSRFPVFEESPDHVVGVVGIKDVLHGIAEGRMTPESRVREVMRPPFFVPETKLVGELFREMQANRTQLAVAVDEFGGTAGIVTLEQLLEEMVGRVGDELRPPEVEIKPIDAETVQVDGSLSIEEAREELGLDIPEGDYDTIAGYVLSLLGHIPSEGESVPIDGHRIKVVEMRGAKIELLQVTRA; translated from the coding sequence ATGGACGCCGGCTTAGGCCTAATAGCTCTCATCCTGGCGGTTCTCGCGTTCGCCGTCGTCAACAGCGTCGAGATCGCGGTCGTCGCCGTGAACCGGCTCAGGGTCCGTCATCTCGCCGAGACCGGCAGCCTGCGGGCGAAGGCGTTGCTCGACCTCCACGAGCACCAGGAGCGCTTCTTCGCCGCCATCGTCTTCCTCCAGAACGTCTTCAGCTACGGTGCTGCCCTGGCCGGCGCGCTGGTGGCCAACGACTCCTTCGGCGCCCTGGGCGGCCTGGCCGCCTTCATCGTCGTCCCCTACGTCATCACCCAGTTCGGCGAGCTCACGCCAAAGGTCCTCGCCGCGGAAGCTCCGGAGGGCTTTGCCCTGGCCATCGCCCTGCCCGCAAGCGCCCTCACCCGCGTCCTCGGCCCCATCGTCTGGGCTCTGGGCATCATCCCCCGGCTCCTCTCGCGCTGGGTATTCGGCGTCCGGCTGGGAGCGGGCCCCTCCGTGACGGAAGCCGAACTGAGGATGCTCATCGGCATCGGCGCCGAGACCGGCTCTGTCGAGGAGGCCGAAGCTGAGCTCCTTGACCGGGTCTTCCACTTCGGCGACCGGCGCGTCCACGAGGTCATGGTCCCTCGTACCGAGGTCGTCTGGCTCGAAGCCGACGCAACCGTCGCCGACTTCTACCGCGTGTTCGCCCAGAGCCCCCACTCGCGCTTCCCGGTCTTCGAGGAGAGCCCGGACCACGTGGTCGGCGTCGTCGGCATCAAGGATGTCCTCCACGGCATCGCCGAGGGCCGCATGACCCCCGAGAGCCGCGTGCGGGAAGTCATGCGCCCGCCTTTCTTCGTGCCCGAGACCAAGCTCGTGGGCGAGCTCTTCCGCGAGATGCAGGCGAACCGCACCCAGCTCGCCGTTGCCGTAGACGAGTTCGGAGGCACCGCGGGCATCGTTACCCTGGAGCAGCTACTCGAAGAGATGGTCGGCAGAGTCGGCGACGAGCTCCGCCCGCCTGAGGTCGAGATCAAGCCGATCGACGCCGAGACGGTGCAGGTCGATGGCTCCCTGAGCATCGAAGAGGCCCGCGAGGAACTCGGACTCGACATCCCCGAAGGCGACTACGACACGATCGCTGGCTACGTCCTCAGCCTCCTCGGCCACATCCCGAGCGAAGGCGAATCGGTCCCCATCGACGGGCACCGGATCAAAGTCGTCGAAATGCGCGGCGCAAAGATCGAGCTCCTGCAGGTAACGCGAGCATGA
- a CDS encoding TIGR03936 family radical SAM-associated protein, translated as MTRERVAVRFSRDASLANASQTDILQAWAEALRASRLPVELTTGRSPRPRFALAAHLPAGYTSEAEWAEVSLSEDVEPSRVVDALASTLPPSMRPLEARRMSPGEPSLHAQLKFAEYRVVLGAPARAADLERRIDDFFARRSFEWEESFDGRVKHFDLLALVDDLWVEQSEGGLALGLRLDASTTGTGRPDSVLAGLGLTDIASRHRTRLIFSYLPEAVLLWRRIGRFLNERPER; from the coding sequence ATGACCCGGGAGAGGGTTGCCGTCCGCTTCAGCCGCGATGCATCCCTCGCCAACGCATCTCAGACCGACATCCTCCAGGCATGGGCTGAAGCCCTGCGCGCCTCGCGCCTCCCCGTCGAGCTCACCACCGGGCGCTCACCGCGGCCCCGCTTTGCCCTCGCCGCGCACCTCCCCGCGGGCTATACCTCCGAGGCGGAATGGGCCGAAGTGAGCCTGAGCGAAGACGTCGAGCCATCTCGCGTCGTCGACGCCCTGGCATCCACGCTCCCGCCTTCGATGCGCCCTCTTGAGGCCCGCCGCATGAGCCCCGGCGAGCCCAGCCTACACGCGCAGCTCAAGTTCGCGGAGTATCGGGTTGTACTCGGCGCCCCTGCCCGTGCCGCCGACCTCGAAAGGAGGATCGACGACTTCTTCGCCCGCCGCTCCTTCGAGTGGGAGGAGTCGTTCGACGGGCGGGTCAAGCACTTCGACCTCCTGGCCCTTGTCGACGACCTCTGGGTCGAGCAGTCCGAGGGCGGCCTCGCCTTGGGACTGCGTCTCGACGCCTCCACAACCGGCACGGGCCGGCCCGATTCCGTCCTTGCCGGCCTCGGGCTTACCGACATCGCTTCGCGGCACCGCACGCGACTCATCTTCTCCTACCTGCCCGAAGCCGTGCTCCTCTGGCGGCGCATCGGCCGCTTTCTGAACGAACGGCCGGAGCGTTAG